ATCAGATCACTTGATTCTGATATCATGAGTGAAGATACGAGCGAGTCAGGGTGTAGTATTTATCAAATTTTGGGTGATCTTTACCGAATTTTGAAAAATGATTTAAGTCATGTCAAAAAATGAGATGCGTCAATTTTTGGAAGTTAAGTTATTGCCGACTTTCACACCAACTTTACACACCTGCTTTCCTTCGCGGACTACTTTTCGAACTTTGCTGTATTCGAATCCAATTTGTAAGAGGATATCAGGCTGATCGCATATTGTTCGGCAAAGGACAATGCCTTTCTTTAATAAGCGTTTTTTATCCTCTCTGGTTAGCGATGATAAGCATGTAATAGGGTGCAGTCCATAGGAAGAGATAAGTACTTTAAGGCTTTCATTTTCGGGATAGTCCCAACTTAGCATTTTCAGGCCAGCACATTCTCCGAAAGCAATAGCATCCGAAGTAAATCGAGCATTGGTTACCACCCATCCTTGATGAAATTTGTCTCTACGCCCAGATTTTCTTCTCCAACTAAATTCTACATCATTAAACCTGGACTGGATGTACAAGGGGACTTTTACGTCTGTTTTGGAACCATGCCGGTTGTGAAATTTACACTCGATCATAAAGTGATGATCATCCTTTTCTGCCACTACATCCACTTCGTGATGTACACACTTACCCGCTACAATTACATTGGTTTGGGTCTCATACCCGATAGCTTCGAAGATGGAACCCACATAGGCTTCAAAGGGGTATCCGCTAGGGCCAAGCTCTAGTATTGCCTGCTTTAGTCGATACTTTGACGCATACTCATTGGAGTATTTTAGTAATAATCTACGGACTTCCTGGTAGATTCTTTTTGTATGGATACCTTCGTAAAGTACTTTCTTGATTTCACTCAAAATAAAAGTAACTGCTGGCTGTTCTATCCCCGAACTCTCTAATCCACTGATGAGTTTTTCTTCAGAAAACTCTTCTTTGTCTCCTGTGTATTTTGTAATGACCATAAACAAAAAATAGCCTGTAATGAATTAATAACCACCTCTCTCAAATTCATCGAGGGACTTCTGACTTAGAACTGTCTGAAACAAATGAAGTTCTTTCACTTTTCCAAAAGGCTCCATTATCAGCTCGAAATTTTCCATCGCTTCTAATCGTAGCATTAAATAACACGCTAGTGTTTGGCTACCATCATGATGTTTTAATTCTCCATTGCCAGCCATGTAGTAGACCTTTTCATTGAAATATAGCTCGCCTTCTGTATGAAAATCCCAATCAGGATGAGGCTGTGTTTCAATCTTTGGTATGGATAATCGTGTAGTGATTTTCGCATCATGATCAGAAAAAAAAACGGTTGGACGGCACTATATCGTCCAGACTATCATCGAGCTTGAAACTCATATCTACATAGGCCTTCTCATAATCCAGGATCACCACAATATTGTTGAACCGATAGGTATTTAATGAATCACCCTTGAAAGCCTTGATCACCATGAAAGCCTGCTTTGTCACGTAGGTTCTTTGAGCAATTGCTCCACTGTATGTTGTGAGAAAAAAAATGAGGTAAAATAATTGTCTCATACTCTTAGAAAACTGTACACCTATCATATTATCTGGTTGCCCACCAAATACCAATACCCATGAGTGATATGGCAGCAAATGCAATCCAAAAGCCAGTCATTATAGCTTTTCTTGTGGCAGCTCTTTGATCATCCGGTATTTTTGGGCGAACTCTTTCTTGTGTCTTTGCAGGAGTAGTAACTTTTTTCTCGACAACTATAGGTTCAGGCTCAGGTTCTCCTTTACTTACCTTAGCGATATGATCCAATAATGCATCAATTTGTTCATCGCTCAGAGGCGTAGAAGGCATGGGTATCATGCTATACGCATTAAAAACAGCTACTGCTTTTTCATCGCCCTCTTCCACCATGGTTTGGGATTCACGAATGAATCGCGTGATCCATGGCTTTTCATATTTGTCGCTTACTCCTTTCAGATCAGGCCCTACCAACTGGCCTTGGCCAATAGTATGGCAAGCTGCACAGTTGGTAGCAAATATGCCCGACCCGTCTACTTCCTGAGTGTAACCTCCATAGCTAAAACCTAGTGCCACCAAGATCAGAAAGTAACGTACCTTTTTTACTTCCATTGGTCAATTTGCAGATTGAATAAACTCAAGGATCTTTTCTGCTTCCACCTTAGTCAATTGTGCCCTAATCTCCATGTGTTTAAGTGCTACGTCCCATTGTGTATCGCTGAATGTAGCTGGTGAAGCAGTATTGTGACATCTAATACAAGATTCAGCCCAAAGCTGAGCACCACTTTTCTGCAAAACATACTCAGGAGTTCCCTTAGAAGCATTGTCAGTACTGCTAGTAGCTTTTTGCTGCGAAGCACACTGTGTGAAAACAGTAGCCACAAAGACTACAACAGTAATTAAGAGTAGTATTTTATTGATATTCTTCATTTTTCAGGATTTAAAAGCCTAAAGTCCATTGTATATAGAAGGTGTTTACATCCAACTCTTCCGGTTCCTCTCCATCTTCAGCATGTCCTCCTGTCACACTGTCCATTTGGTAAGCGAACTTGATTGCTGTTCTCCAGTCTATCCAATAATTAAGCCCCAAGGTTAATTGCGTGCTTTCAGATTCCCATGGAGCTTCCTCTGGGGTATTAAGTGTAGAATATCGGCCTACTAGTTCAAGGTTTTTGACCAATTGGCTGGAACCAAATGTTGGCCGATAGCCTAATTGAAAAAAAGTGGAATTGGACTTGTTATCAAATGTGTAGGATTCCATCACGCTATCTTCTTCTACTTCGTAAGTTTGGTCATCTACGTTGATAAAATTGACCTGTCCTTTTAGGTCAATGATCCCTCCCAAAAAAGAGACTTTGCGTACATATGTCCAGTCAAACGCATAAAGAAATGCACCTACATCTTCTAGTTCCGAATCACGGTTTCCAAGTTTAGCTGATTGAGCCGAAAATCCTAATTCCAACGACTGATCTCGAAGTGGAAACAAACCTAATCGTCCTCCGACTGCCTTGTTATTATTGTTATCTTCGTCAGGTTCGTGTACGATCATTCCTACTTCTTCAGCTTCTTCCTCACCATCTTCTATTTTCGGGCCGTTCATTACGTATAGTGAGTAATTGAACTTCATTCCTCCCAGGTAGGAAGCTCCTCTTAATTCAGCACCCAAGTCTGAGGTTGGGAGTATGCCATCATGTCCATAGCCAAGTGGAACGGTAGGTAGTCGATTGATCCAAGAGGGATGCAGTCTATCGAAAAAGATCCCAAATGGAATAAGAATTTTACCCGCTCTGAGGTTTAAATTGGGAGCAAGACTATAATTGAAGTTTGCATACTCTAGTGCAATTTCAACCTCTCCATCCTCTATGCCGAATTCTAACTCTCCTTCGAAGAACAATTTATCGGACTGCTTGTACAAAAACAATGGTACGAAACGGGCGTTTCCAAAAGTCGTTTCTTCATCGTTGGACATAAATGTTGCATCTGAGTAGCCACGTAGCAAAAACCGACTGTCGCCAGGTTTGGAATTGAGTGTGCCTGGCTGATTTTGTGCTTCTGCTTCAATTAAAACAAGCATGATCAACGCAGAGCTTAAAAAGTATCTGTATTTCATAAGCTAGTAGTTTTATTGTTTTAGAGTTCTTATGTAGCTAACCAACTGCCATCTTTTTTCCTCTGAAAGAGTAGCCTTGTATGCTGCCATAGGAGCACGGCCTTCTGTGATTTTCCAAAAGATGGCTCCATCGCTTTGCGAATGAAAAGCGGTGTTCGTAAAATTGGTTGGTTTGGGATTGAGCGCTGCACCGGCAATTCCATCTCCCTTTCCTTTTTCACCATGACAAATGGCACACATGGTGGCAAAGATCTTTTTGCCACCTTTTATTGCCTCTTCTTTTCCAACCAAAGGGTTTTTCAGTTTATCAGCTTCCGGTGGAGCTTTCCATGCATCCTGTGCGGTTCCCAAAGCCATTAAAAAAACAATTATTAGTGCACTTTTCATATTTGATCATTCGCTTTAATGTTCAGAAAATCGAGGATTTCATGCCCTTCTTTACCACATAAATAAGAAACAAGGTCTCCTATTTGTGGTTGATAGTAAACTTAAGCGTAAAGCCTACTGATCATTTACCTTATTGTGGTTATGATTTAAGGAATTTTGACTTCTACCAAAAGGGTAGATACAATAGATTCAAATCATTAAAAAAATCAGTTTTTTGTGAGCTTTGGCTGTGCCGAAACCGGGGATAAAAAGGTGTTCGTAACATGAATGTTTACTGCGGGGAATTCAGACCTACCTAAGAATTTTTGACCAAACCATTTGGTTCCAATTCCACATGAAATTGAAAACTGGTATCCATGATTTTCTTTCTCTTGAGAGAGAGACACACGCCCGGAGGCGACAACAGGACTGGTGTCGTGATCATTAAATATTCTTCCTATAAAAGAGAATTGTCCAAAGCCAAAATCTTTGTTAATAATGTGGTCAAAAGGTACCTCCCCTCTAAGTGTGAATTTTGCATTATTTTTCTTAAACAGCTTTTTTCTTAATTTCTTATTTTCCATTTGGAACGACTCTACCTGGAAGGTAATCCAAACCGTTTCGGTTTTTTCATTGTATATGATTTCTACCTGGTCTGTGGTAGCTGTGGCCAGCTCACCGGATACCAGGAAATGAATGTTGGCTTTACCCTCATTGGTAAAGTACTGCTGTCCTACGGAGGCATGGGAAAAGGCAATGAGTAAAAGGTACCAGATAATGCGAGGTGTTTTGCAGAACATTTACGATCATTATTTAGATTCCTAGTCTATTGTTATGCAGCTTATCATAATCCAAAGCAGCTACTGCAAGTTAGGTTTGACCGGAAGGGTTGCGTTTACCAAATTTTGAATATGATTTGTGATATTCTGATCCAACCTCAGACTCCTATTCGCAATACCAAAGTAGCTTGTTGAATAGGAAGTAATCAAGACCTGATAATTCGTTTTCAGTCATGAAATCGTCTATTTTTAGTTTCAGGTCTAAGTAGGTGAGATTGCCATTTTCAAGTTGCCAGTTATTTATCAGCGTTTTTCGTACATCCCATATCGGGAAGTAGTTTGGCCTATGAGCACAAAGAAATCGTGTGATAATAAACTTTGCTTCGTCCAGATAGGACAGCTCATGAAAGAGTATTTTGAAGATGCTAAAATCTCCATCCATGACAGCCTGTCGAACATCATCATCTGCTATACTTTGCAAAAAGTATCCATATTGGTGATCTGGGACTAGCCTATTAATACCCAATGCTCCAATCTTGCCATTGAGTGTGTG
The sequence above is drawn from the Reichenbachiella sp. genome and encodes:
- a CDS encoding cytochrome c, which produces MKSALIIVFLMALGTAQDAWKAPPEADKLKNPLVGKEEAIKGGKKIFATMCAICHGEKGKGDGIAGAALNPKPTNFTNTAFHSQSDGAIFWKITEGRAPMAAYKATLSEEKRWQLVSYIRTLKQ
- a CDS encoding restriction endonuclease; translation: MVITKYTGDKEEFSEEKLISGLESSGIEQPAVTFILSEIKKVLYEGIHTKRIYQEVRRLLLKYSNEYASKYRLKQAILELGPSGYPFEAYVGSIFEAIGYETQTNVIVAGKCVHHEVDVVAEKDDHHFMIECKFHNRHGSKTDVKVPLYIQSRFNDVEFSWRRKSGRRDKFHQGWVVTNARFTSDAIAFGECAGLKMLSWDYPENESLKVLISSYGLHPITCLSSLTREDKKRLLKKGIVLCRTICDQPDILLQIGFEYSKVRKVVREGKQVCKVGVKVGNNLTSKN
- a CDS encoding cytochrome c; translated protein: MEVKKVRYFLILVALGFSYGGYTQEVDGSGIFATNCAACHTIGQGQLVGPDLKGVSDKYEKPWITRFIRESQTMVEEGDEKAVAVFNAYSMIPMPSTPLSDEQIDALLDHIAKVSKGEPEPEPIVVEKKVTTPAKTQERVRPKIPDDQRAATRKAIMTGFWIAFAAISLMGIGIWWATR